A stretch of the Streptomyces sp. NBC_00078 genome encodes the following:
- a CDS encoding PLP-dependent aminotransferase family protein: MTSSQTNRDGSADPARDTDPGRAGSPAWELLLPAASAPARTRGRSLQAALREAVRTGRLAPGTRLPSSRDLAADLGVSRGLITEAYEQLTAEGYLRSGRGAGTWVGGAVRAAPPRARDLAPRSPGAHADFVPGTPDLSLFPRGAWAAAQRAVLAQLPHQDLGYPDPRGLPQLRTVLAELLGRRRGVVADPERIVVVSGVAQATTLLGFALHARGLRTVGAEDPGSPQHNALYASAGVTTVPVPMDGEGIAVGPLRDSGVRAVVTTPSHQFPTGIAYSARRRTELLDWARSVDGLVLEDDYDGDFRYDRAPVGALQGLDPEHVAYTGSVSKSLAPGLRLGWLLVPQALAGEVVERKRTMDLGHPTLDQALFARFVERGDYDRQLRRCQRAYRERRDTLVAALEEHFPGAEVSGIAAGLHVIAELPHRYGPQEDFLARVAAAGVAVRPLTDYTHGRGGRGGPGGERGVRLVLGYAHLPPARIRAGVRLMAEATHG; encoded by the coding sequence ATGACGTCATCGCAGACCAATCGGGACGGGAGTGCCGATCCGGCACGGGACACGGATCCCGGTCGCGCGGGATCACCCGCCTGGGAGCTGCTCCTGCCCGCAGCCTCCGCGCCGGCCCGTACGCGTGGACGTTCGCTGCAGGCCGCGCTGCGTGAGGCGGTACGGACCGGGAGGCTGGCGCCGGGCACCCGGCTGCCGTCGAGCCGTGATCTCGCCGCCGATCTCGGGGTGTCGCGGGGGCTGATCACCGAGGCGTACGAGCAGTTGACGGCTGAGGGCTATCTGCGCAGCGGGCGGGGTGCCGGCACCTGGGTGGGGGGTGCCGTGCGGGCCGCGCCCCCGCGCGCGCGTGATCTCGCCCCGCGCTCCCCCGGTGCGCACGCCGACTTCGTGCCCGGCACGCCGGATCTGTCGCTGTTCCCGCGCGGAGCCTGGGCCGCGGCGCAGCGTGCGGTCCTGGCGCAACTGCCGCACCAGGACCTCGGTTATCCCGATCCGCGCGGGCTGCCGCAGTTGCGTACCGTGCTGGCGGAGCTGCTGGGCCGCCGCCGGGGTGTCGTCGCGGACCCGGAGCGGATCGTGGTCGTCTCCGGGGTGGCTCAGGCGACGACGCTGCTCGGATTCGCGCTGCACGCGCGCGGGTTGCGCACCGTCGGCGCGGAGGATCCCGGGAGTCCTCAGCACAACGCGCTCTACGCCTCGGCCGGTGTCACGACCGTACCCGTGCCCATGGACGGCGAGGGGATCGCCGTCGGGCCGCTGCGGGACTCGGGCGTGAGGGCCGTGGTGACGACGCCCTCCCACCAGTTCCCCACCGGGATCGCGTACTCCGCGCGCCGCCGCACCGAACTGCTCGACTGGGCGCGGTCCGTGGACGGGCTCGTCCTGGAGGACGACTACGACGGTGACTTCCGCTACGACCGCGCCCCGGTGGGCGCGCTGCAGGGACTCGACCCGGAGCACGTGGCCTACACGGGCTCGGTCAGCAAGTCACTCGCCCCGGGTCTGCGGCTCGGCTGGCTGCTCGTGCCCCAGGCGCTGGCCGGCGAGGTCGTCGAGCGCAAACGGACCATGGACCTCGGCCATCCCACCCTCGACCAGGCCCTGTTCGCCCGATTCGTGGAGCGCGGCGACTACGACCGTCAGCTGCGCCGCTGCCAGCGCGCGTACCGCGAAAGGCGCGACACGCTCGTGGCGGCGCTGGAGGAGCATTTCCCGGGCGCCGAGGTGTCCGGGATCGCGGCGGGGCTGCACGTCATCGCCGAACTCCCGCACCGGTACGGCCCGCAGGAGGACTTCCTCGCGCGCGTGGCCGCGGCGGGCGTCGCCGTACGCCCGCTGACGGACTACACGCACGGGCGTGGCGGGCGTGGCGGGCCTGGCGGGGAGCGGGGGGTGCGGCTGGTGCTCGGGTACGCGCATCTTCCGCCCGCGCGGATCCGCGCGGGCGTACGGCTGATGGCCGAGGCGACGCACGGATGA
- a CDS encoding GNAT family N-acetyltransferase — translation MSRDMSDVTRAKQGRPVRAVTRSAMEAFQTWWTRRHGHAPPRSDTDARSLSRKQQTGSSDGPPAAPEAARGESTLWRVRTTVQDEPGSLAALCTALGGRRVDILSLQTHPLAEGTVDEFLLRAPDELMGSDLTRLVSLAGGADTWIERADAHDLVDAPTRVLDLATRTALDAAELPLALRQLLGRCTIRQLPATPVGGGRGEEHVPVEGVLDDTVMRLRAPDGGQITVERPYLPFTPTEFARARALVELDARLGPRVPAGQDVLTLPEGNEITMRRADVRDLEAAKAMHERCSARTLGMRYHGPVGDADRYLNHLLSPRFGRTLTVQTASGRVVGLGHLLWDGDETEVALLIEDKWQRRGIGAELLERLVAMAGEAGCESVYAVTQASNTGMVTAMRGLGLPLDYQIEEGTLVITARLGTPLGEGAVRVTNAEAS, via the coding sequence ATGAGCCGAGACATGTCTGATGTGACGCGTGCGAAGCAAGGCCGTCCCGTGCGGGCGGTCACCCGGTCCGCCATGGAGGCGTTCCAGACGTGGTGGACACGCCGCCACGGTCACGCACCGCCGAGGAGCGATACCGACGCCCGGTCGCTGTCGCGAAAGCAGCAGACCGGGTCGTCCGACGGGCCGCCGGCGGCGCCGGAGGCCGCGCGCGGCGAGAGCACGCTGTGGCGGGTGCGGACGACGGTGCAGGACGAGCCGGGATCGCTGGCCGCGCTGTGCACGGCGCTTGGCGGCCGCCGGGTCGACATCCTGAGCCTGCAGACGCATCCGCTGGCCGAGGGCACGGTGGACGAGTTCCTGCTGCGGGCTCCCGATGAGCTCATGGGCTCCGACCTCACCCGGCTGGTGTCGCTGGCCGGGGGCGCCGACACGTGGATCGAGCGGGCCGACGCCCACGATCTGGTGGACGCGCCGACCCGCGTCCTGGACCTGGCCACCCGCACCGCCCTGGACGCGGCGGAACTGCCTCTCGCACTGCGGCAGTTGCTCGGACGGTGCACCATCCGCCAGCTGCCCGCCACACCGGTGGGCGGCGGCCGGGGCGAGGAGCACGTACCCGTGGAAGGGGTACTCGATGACACCGTGATGCGGCTGCGCGCACCGGACGGCGGACAGATCACCGTGGAGCGGCCGTATCTGCCGTTCACCCCGACCGAGTTCGCCCGCGCGCGGGCGCTGGTGGAGCTCGACGCCCGGCTCGGGCCGCGGGTGCCGGCCGGCCAGGACGTGCTGACGCTGCCCGAGGGCAACGAGATCACGATGCGGCGGGCCGACGTACGCGACCTGGAGGCCGCGAAGGCGATGCACGAGCGGTGCTCGGCGCGGACGCTCGGCATGCGGTACCACGGGCCGGTCGGCGACGCGGACCGTTATCTGAACCACCTGCTCAGCCCGCGGTTCGGCCGCACCCTCACGGTGCAGACCGCGTCGGGCCGCGTCGTGGGCCTGGGCCATCTGCTGTGGGACGGGGACGAGACGGAGGTCGCGCTGCTGATCGAGGACAAGTGGCAGCGGCGCGGCATCGGTGCCGAACTGCTGGAGCGGCTGGTGGCGATGGCGGGGGAGGCGGGCTGCGAGAGCGTCTACGCCGTGACGCAGGCGTCCAACACCGGCATGGTCACGGCGATGCGTGGCCTGGGGCTCCCCCTCGACTACCAGATCGAGGAGGGCACCCTGGTCATCACGGCCCGGCTGGGCACTCCGCTCGGGGAGGGCGCCGTAAGGGTCACCAACGCCGAAGCGTCCTAG
- a CDS encoding alpha/beta fold hydrolase → MSATVSFKVPSPRGPQPVTVSYARVGSGEPLLLLHGIGHHRQAWDPVVDLLATERDVIAVDLPGFGASPALPDGLAYDLPTTAAVFGAFCEAMELERPHVAGNSLGGLLALELGRAKLARSVTALSPAGFWSEAERRYAFGVLLTMRQISRRLPLPLVRQLSRSAAGRTMLTSTIYARPHRRSPEAVVAETLALARATGFDATLTAGSTVRFTDDLPGIPVTVAWGTRDMLLVRRQGVRAKQLIPRARLVRLPGCGHCPMNDDPALVARVILDGSR, encoded by the coding sequence ATGTCCGCCACCGTCTCCTTCAAGGTTCCCTCTCCCCGTGGCCCACAGCCAGTGACCGTGTCCTACGCGCGCGTGGGCAGCGGCGAACCGCTGCTCCTGCTGCACGGCATCGGTCATCACCGGCAGGCCTGGGACCCAGTGGTGGACCTCCTCGCGACCGAGCGCGACGTGATCGCCGTTGACCTGCCCGGATTCGGCGCCTCCCCCGCTCTGCCGGACGGCCTCGCCTACGACCTGCCCACGACGGCGGCCGTGTTCGGCGCGTTCTGCGAGGCGATGGAGCTGGAGCGTCCGCATGTGGCGGGTAATTCACTGGGCGGTCTGCTCGCCCTGGAGCTCGGCCGCGCGAAGCTCGCGCGGTCGGTGACCGCCCTGTCCCCGGCCGGGTTCTGGTCGGAGGCCGAGCGGCGCTACGCCTTCGGGGTCCTGCTCACCATGCGTCAGATCTCCCGCCGGCTCCCGCTGCCCCTGGTGCGGCAGCTGTCCCGCTCGGCGGCCGGCCGGACCATGCTGACAAGCACCATCTACGCCCGCCCGCACCGCCGTTCACCCGAGGCCGTGGTGGCCGAGACGCTGGCCCTGGCCCGGGCGACGGGGTTCGACGCGACCCTCACGGCCGGCAGCACCGTCCGGTTCACCGACGACCTCCCCGGCATCCCGGTCACCGTGGCCTGGGGCACCCGGGACATGCTGCTCGTGCGCCGTCAGGGGGTGCGCGCCAAGCAGCTCATCCCCCGGGCCAGGCTGGTGCGGCTGCCCGGCTGCGGGCACTGCCCGATGAACGACGATCCGGCGCTGGTCGCCCGCGTCATCCTCGACGGCAGCCGCTGA
- a CDS encoding sensor histidine kinase, translating into MTRLLRPLLRGTTYARLLHLWLPMLVVSVWMFIGPTLPWVPLLVLIPVGLIPAVRRGEGLQAQLLLTPGERDPGFSVAPAKAWRDRVRTVLWLEVRMALGAVAAFGCVWLPITAFVLAESAWGRVPEGVPGIAEVAPRGWSALLVPFPLLALCGLVVGLGEVVTAVARRLLGPSAAERLAALEERTEQLLERNRIARELHDSIGHALTVAVVQAGAARAAGDPAFTDRALGAIEETGRAALEDLERVLGVLRESERRVSSRPALADADRLLESARGCGAKVDAELAGALDALPGPVSREGYRILQEALTNVLRHAGAVPVRVRVEVKASALTLEVRNPLAAGIPGPGRGSGLRGIRERAALLGGRARTGPDEGDWQVHVELPLS; encoded by the coding sequence ATGACCCGCTTGCTCCGCCCGTTGCTCCGGGGGACGACATACGCACGGCTGCTGCACCTGTGGCTGCCGATGCTGGTCGTCAGCGTGTGGATGTTCATCGGCCCGACGCTCCCGTGGGTGCCGCTGCTGGTGCTGATCCCGGTCGGGCTGATCCCGGCGGTACGCAGGGGCGAGGGCTTGCAGGCGCAGCTGCTGCTGACGCCCGGCGAGCGCGATCCCGGGTTCTCCGTGGCTCCGGCGAAGGCCTGGCGGGACCGGGTGCGTACGGTGCTGTGGCTGGAAGTGCGCATGGCGCTGGGGGCGGTGGCCGCGTTCGGCTGCGTCTGGCTGCCGATCACCGCGTTCGTGCTGGCGGAGAGCGCGTGGGGACGCGTGCCCGAAGGCGTCCCCGGGATCGCCGAGGTGGCACCGCGGGGATGGTCGGCCCTCCTGGTGCCGTTTCCCCTCCTCGCGTTGTGCGGACTCGTCGTCGGCCTGGGTGAGGTGGTCACCGCGGTCGCGCGCCGGCTCCTCGGCCCGTCCGCCGCCGAACGCCTCGCGGCTCTGGAGGAGCGCACCGAACAGCTCCTGGAGCGCAACCGGATCGCCCGTGAACTGCACGACTCGATCGGTCACGCACTGACGGTGGCCGTGGTGCAGGCGGGGGCTGCACGGGCGGCAGGCGACCCGGCCTTCACCGACCGGGCCCTCGGCGCGATCGAGGAGACCGGGCGGGCCGCTCTGGAGGATCTGGAGCGGGTGCTGGGCGTCCTGCGGGAGTCGGAGCGACGGGTGAGCAGCAGACCGGCGCTCGCGGACGCCGACCGGCTGCTGGAGTCCGCCCGCGGCTGTGGGGCGAAGGTCGACGCCGAACTCGCCGGGGCCCTGGACGCCCTGCCCGGCCCCGTCTCGCGTGAGGGGTACCGCATCCTCCAGGAGGCGCTGACCAACGTGCTTCGGCACGCGGGAGCCGTCCCCGTGCGCGTCCGCGTCGAGGTCAAGGCCTCCGCCCTCACCCTGGAGGTCCGCAATCCGCTGGCCGCCGGCATACCTGGGCCCGGCCGGGGCAGCGGGCTGCGCGGTATCCGCGAGCGCGCGGCCCTGCTGGGCGGCCGCGCGCGAACCGGGCCGGACGAGGGCGACTGGCAGGTACATGTGGAGCTGCCGTTGAGCTGA
- a CDS encoding response regulator transcription factor, producing the protein MPVSVLLVDDEPLVRAGLRAVLEAQPDIEVVGEAADGAAVIPLVRRLRPDVVAMDVRMPLLDGIEATRAVLRTIDEPPKILVVTTFENDEYVYEALRAGADGFLLKRARPAEIVHAVRLVAEGESLLFPASVRQLAAAYGEGDGNRAARDTMERARLTEREAEVLRLMSRGLSNAEIAARLIVGTETVKSHVSAVLAKLGARDRTQAVIAAYESGFVAPG; encoded by the coding sequence ATGCCGGTCTCCGTTCTCCTCGTCGACGACGAGCCCCTCGTACGCGCCGGTCTGCGGGCCGTTCTGGAGGCGCAGCCCGACATCGAGGTCGTCGGGGAGGCCGCCGACGGGGCGGCGGTGATCCCGCTGGTGCGCCGGCTGCGGCCCGACGTGGTCGCCATGGACGTGCGGATGCCGCTGCTGGACGGCATCGAGGCCACGCGCGCGGTGCTGCGGACGATCGACGAGCCGCCGAAGATCCTCGTGGTGACGACGTTCGAGAACGACGAGTACGTGTACGAGGCCCTGCGGGCCGGCGCCGACGGTTTCCTGCTGAAGCGGGCCCGTCCGGCCGAGATCGTGCACGCGGTGCGGCTGGTCGCCGAGGGCGAGTCGCTGCTGTTCCCGGCCTCCGTGCGGCAGTTGGCAGCCGCGTACGGCGAGGGCGACGGCAACCGGGCCGCCCGGGACACGATGGAGCGGGCCCGGCTGACCGAGCGGGAGGCCGAGGTGTTGCGGCTGATGTCCCGAGGCCTGTCCAACGCGGAGATCGCCGCTCGGCTGATCGTCGGCACGGAGACGGTGAAGTCCCACGTCAGCGCCGTACTGGCGAAACTGGGTGCACGCGATCGCACCCAGGCCGTGATCGCCGCCTACGAGTCGGGGTTCGTGGCACCGGGCTGA
- a CDS encoding GntR family transcriptional regulator has product MGTTQLESVPEPKYWHLKTVLSEALDSEFSVGEILPNERDLAARFGVARATLRQALEQLELEGRLQRRRGVGTTVAPPRVGVAVGTEQHAWPGAAGDVWQAVDCTPAAPPAAVAAALETGPDDTVYTVRRSRVSHGQPVAAELLYIPESSVPDLSAIDAPSGPARARAVLRELHRLELEGQDRAVELGSARADDAKELDRLPGAPVLVVTTRFLADGRTAALSVATYRADTCRLTFGDSGGVEIHQGPERQAS; this is encoded by the coding sequence GTGGGGACCACGCAGCTGGAATCGGTGCCGGAACCGAAGTACTGGCATCTCAAGACCGTGCTCAGTGAGGCATTGGACTCCGAGTTCTCCGTGGGCGAGATCCTGCCCAACGAGCGCGACCTGGCCGCCCGCTTCGGCGTCGCCCGCGCCACGCTCCGCCAGGCCCTGGAGCAGCTCGAACTGGAAGGCAGGCTGCAGCGCCGCCGCGGTGTCGGCACGACCGTCGCCCCGCCGCGCGTGGGCGTCGCCGTCGGCACGGAGCAGCACGCCTGGCCGGGAGCGGCCGGGGACGTGTGGCAGGCTGTCGACTGCACGCCGGCTGCCCCGCCCGCGGCTGTCGCCGCCGCGCTGGAGACGGGCCCGGACGACACCGTGTACACGGTGCGCCGCTCCCGCGTGTCCCACGGCCAGCCCGTCGCCGCGGAGCTGCTCTACATCCCGGAGTCGTCGGTGCCCGACCTCTCCGCCATAGACGCGCCGTCCGGACCGGCACGCGCGCGTGCGGTGCTGCGCGAGCTGCACCGGCTGGAGCTGGAGGGGCAGGACAGGGCCGTGGAACTCGGCTCCGCCCGCGCCGACGACGCCAAGGAACTGGACCGGCTGCCGGGCGCGCCCGTGCTCGTCGTCACCACCCGTTTCCTAGCCGACGGCCGCACCGCGGCCCTCTCCGTCGCCACCTACCGGGCGGACACCTGCCGCCTGACCTTCGGCGACTCGGGAGGCGTGGAGATCCACCAGGGACCCGAGCGCCAGGCGTCCTGA
- a CDS encoding RNA polymerase sigma-70 factor, with product MTTDTETDVFEDHRPVLMGVAYRMLGRVADAEDVVQEAWLRWSGADRGEVREPRGYLVRITTRLAIDRLRQVKARNEAYVGPWLPEPYVTDFGDTVPDTAERAVLADSVSLAVLVVLESLSPLERAVFVLREAFGYPYSDIAAMLERGEAAVRQLAGRARKHVEERRPRYEVDPGRRRELTERFLAAASEGDLEGLMALLAPDVRLVGDSGGKSRAPLQVLESADNVGRFLVGVAQKSVPDLSVRFMEINGGLAVVVLSAGKPDSVFQVDVFEGRIQAVYIMRNPDKLLSLAEV from the coding sequence GTGACCACCGACACCGAAACCGACGTCTTCGAAGACCACCGCCCCGTCCTGATGGGCGTCGCCTACCGCATGCTCGGGCGGGTGGCCGACGCGGAGGACGTCGTCCAGGAGGCGTGGCTGCGCTGGTCCGGCGCCGACCGCGGCGAGGTGCGGGAACCGCGCGGCTATCTGGTGCGCATCACCACCCGCCTCGCCATCGACCGGCTGCGCCAGGTCAAGGCACGCAACGAGGCGTACGTCGGGCCCTGGCTGCCCGAGCCGTACGTGACCGACTTCGGGGACACCGTCCCGGACACCGCCGAGCGTGCCGTGCTCGCCGACTCCGTCTCCCTGGCCGTCCTCGTCGTCCTGGAGTCGCTGTCGCCGCTGGAGCGGGCCGTGTTCGTGCTCAGAGAGGCCTTCGGCTACCCGTACTCGGACATCGCCGCCATGCTGGAGCGCGGCGAGGCGGCGGTGCGCCAGCTGGCCGGGCGGGCCCGCAAGCACGTCGAGGAGCGCCGGCCGCGCTACGAGGTCGACCCCGGCCGGCGTCGTGAGCTGACCGAGCGGTTCCTCGCCGCCGCGAGCGAGGGCGATCTCGAAGGTCTCATGGCGCTGCTCGCGCCAGATGTGCGTCTGGTGGGCGACAGCGGAGGCAAGTCCCGGGCGCCGTTGCAGGTCCTGGAGAGCGCCGACAACGTGGGCCGCTTCCTCGTCGGCGTCGCCCAGAAGAGCGTGCCGGACCTGTCCGTCCGCTTCATGGAGATCAACGGCGGCCTCGCGGTCGTCGTCCTGTCGGCGGGCAAGCCCGACAGCGTCTTCCAGGTGGACGTCTTCGAGGGACGTATCCAGGCGGTCTACATCATGCGCAACCCCGACAAGCTGCTGTCGCTGGCCGAGGTCTAG
- a CDS encoding NADPH-dependent F420 reductase encodes MRYAVLGTGEVGRTLGGKLAELGHEVTLGSRSKDNPTALEWARGAGAGAQAGTFAEAASSAEVVVVAVGGRVALMALEAAGAENLDGKVVVDVSNPMAFEDGELRLSPVESDSVGEQIQRAFPRARVVKTLNTVNCKVMVDPSLVPGEHQIFVCGADASAKEQVSGLLGEFGWPPHRVLDLGGIRSARSVEMLLPLWLDLLRNLGHAEFNIEVRRGR; translated from the coding sequence ATGCGGTACGCGGTTCTGGGCACGGGCGAGGTCGGCCGTACGCTCGGCGGAAAGCTTGCGGAGCTGGGCCACGAGGTGACTCTGGGTTCCCGCTCGAAGGACAACCCCACCGCCCTGGAGTGGGCGCGCGGCGCCGGCGCGGGAGCACAGGCCGGCACGTTCGCGGAGGCGGCCTCGTCCGCCGAGGTGGTCGTGGTCGCAGTCGGCGGCCGGGTGGCGCTCATGGCGCTTGAGGCGGCGGGGGCGGAGAACCTCGACGGGAAGGTCGTCGTCGACGTCTCCAACCCGATGGCGTTCGAGGACGGGGAGCTGAGGCTGTCGCCCGTGGAGTCGGACAGCGTGGGCGAGCAGATCCAGCGCGCGTTCCCCCGCGCGCGCGTGGTGAAGACCCTCAACACCGTCAACTGCAAGGTGATGGTGGATCCCTCGCTGGTGCCGGGCGAACACCAGATCTTCGTGTGCGGTGCGGACGCGAGCGCCAAGGAGCAGGTCAGCGGTCTGCTCGGGGAGTTCGGGTGGCCGCCGCACCGGGTGCTCGACCTGGGTGGCATCCGGTCGGCGCGGAGCGTGGAGATGCTGCTGCCGTTGTGGCTCGACCTCCTCCGGAATCTCGGGCACGCGGAGTTCAACATCGAGGTGCGCAGGGGGCGTTGA
- a CDS encoding ROK family protein, translating to MGQLTGGDPSLLRRINSAVVLHALRATDAATLTEITRVTGLSRPTVEGVVEGLIEVGYVVEKAADESVVRRQGRPARRFRFRAEAGHLLGVDIGPHRVAALLADLDGRVLGSVAKEVDETAPADERLERLRTAVAELLRRAGVARGSLRAVGVASPGIVEADGTVRLCAALPEWTGLRLGERLSRSFKCPVLVENDANAAAVAEHWKGAATESDDVVMVLAGLSPGAGSLIGGQLHRGYGGAAGEIGALHLLGRGVTPETLLSTTDEPLHPLDEQAVAEVFAQAREGDQRARAAVDRFIQRLVHDVAALVLALDPELVVIGGWAAGLDGVLEPLRRELARYCLRPPKVTLSLLGEAAVATGALRLALDHVEEQLFAVEGTMTARR from the coding sequence TTGGGGCAGCTGACCGGCGGGGATCCCTCGCTGCTGCGAAGGATCAACTCCGCGGTGGTGCTGCACGCGCTGCGTGCCACGGACGCGGCGACACTGACGGAGATCACCCGGGTGACCGGGCTGTCCCGGCCGACCGTGGAAGGTGTCGTCGAGGGCCTCATCGAGGTGGGTTACGTCGTCGAGAAGGCAGCCGACGAGAGCGTCGTACGACGCCAGGGGCGGCCCGCGCGGCGCTTCCGGTTCCGGGCCGAGGCCGGACATCTGCTGGGCGTGGACATCGGGCCCCACCGCGTCGCCGCGCTCCTCGCCGACCTCGACGGACGGGTGCTCGGCTCGGTCGCCAAGGAAGTCGACGAGACGGCTCCCGCCGACGAGCGCCTGGAACGGCTGCGCACCGCGGTGGCCGAACTGCTGCGCCGGGCGGGGGTCGCACGCGGCTCGCTGCGGGCGGTGGGAGTCGCCTCGCCCGGGATCGTCGAGGCGGACGGCACCGTACGGCTGTGCGCCGCGCTGCCCGAGTGGACGGGGCTGCGCCTGGGCGAACGGCTCAGCCGGTCCTTCAAGTGCCCGGTGCTCGTCGAGAACGACGCCAACGCCGCGGCCGTCGCGGAGCACTGGAAGGGCGCGGCCACCGAGTCCGACGACGTCGTGATGGTGCTGGCCGGGCTGAGCCCGGGGGCCGGTTCACTGATCGGCGGGCAGTTGCACCGGGGGTACGGCGGGGCGGCCGGCGAGATCGGCGCGCTGCATCTGCTGGGCCGCGGGGTGACCCCCGAGACGCTGCTGTCCACCACCGACGAGCCGCTGCACCCGCTCGACGAACAGGCCGTCGCCGAGGTCTTCGCGCAGGCCCGCGAGGGAGACCAGCGGGCCCGCGCGGCCGTCGACCGCTTCATCCAGCGGCTTGTCCACGACGTGGCCGCCCTGGTCCTGGCCCTCGACCCGGAACTCGTCGTCATCGGCGGCTGGGCGGCAGGCCTGGACGGCGTACTGGAGCCCCTGCGCCGCGAGTTGGCGCGTTACTGTCTGCGCCCGCCGAAGGTCACCCTGTCGCTCCTCGGCGAGGCCGCGGTGGCGACCGGCGCGCTCCGGCTGGCCCTGGACCACGTGGAGGAGCAGCTGTTCGCGGTCGAGGGCACGATGACGGCGCGGCGCTGA
- a CDS encoding alkaline phosphatase produces the protein MSHRPFPGRRSVLRGSLAASAALTLPTALGAAPAFALSGRPRAGWGVQAGDVTCSSGLVWVRSDRPARMIVETSATESFRNPRRWHGPLLGADSDFTGTTRLRGLPPGEQIHYRVLLADPDDPRRSGEPVTGTFRTAPAKRRHDVKFVWSGDLAGQGWGINESIGGYRIFDAMAKVDPDFFLCSGDNIYADGPIAAAATLPDGSVYRSVTTEEKSHVAVTLDDYRGNFRYNLLDQALRRFNAQVPNIIQWDDHEVRNNWYPGEVIGTGTPYPAGTKLDDLAVRSRQAFSEYFPISSISRRPDGRIYRVVNHGPLLDVFVLDMRTYRNANSPDNQTTDPVGILGREQLEWLKRELSKSRAVWKVIANDMPLGLVVPDSNEGRPNLEAVAQGDPGAPLGRELQIAELLRFIKHRRITGTVWLTADVHHTSAQHYDPSRAAFKDFEPFWEFVSGPLNAGAFPANALDGTFGPDRVYVKAPTASNVSPADGYQFFGEVDIDGDSGELTVRLREYDGTVLFTQTLQPGRVGQ, from the coding sequence ATGTCCCACCGTCCGTTCCCGGGCCGCCGTAGCGTGCTGCGCGGTTCCCTGGCCGCCTCGGCGGCCCTGACTCTGCCCACCGCCCTCGGCGCGGCACCGGCGTTCGCCCTGTCCGGGCGCCCCAGGGCGGGCTGGGGCGTGCAGGCAGGAGACGTGACCTGCAGCTCCGGACTGGTGTGGGTGCGCTCCGACCGTCCGGCCCGGATGATCGTCGAGACCTCCGCGACCGAGTCGTTCCGCAACCCGCGCAGATGGCACGGCCCGCTGCTCGGCGCGGATTCGGACTTCACCGGTACGACCCGGCTGCGCGGGCTGCCGCCGGGCGAGCAGATCCACTACCGCGTTCTGCTCGCCGACCCCGACGACCCGCGCCGCTCCGGCGAACCGGTGACCGGCACGTTCCGCACGGCGCCCGCCAAGCGGCGTCATGACGTGAAGTTCGTGTGGTCCGGAGACCTCGCGGGGCAGGGCTGGGGTATCAACGAGTCGATCGGGGGCTACCGCATCTTCGACGCCATGGCGAAGGTGGACCCGGACTTCTTCCTGTGCAGCGGCGACAACATCTACGCCGACGGGCCCATCGCCGCCGCTGCCACGCTGCCCGACGGCAGCGTCTACCGGAGCGTCACCACCGAGGAGAAGTCCCACGTCGCCGTCACCCTCGACGACTACCGGGGCAACTTCCGCTACAACCTGCTGGACCAGGCACTGCGCCGGTTCAACGCCCAGGTGCCGAACATCATCCAGTGGGACGACCACGAGGTCCGCAACAACTGGTACCCGGGCGAGGTCATCGGCACCGGTACGCCCTACCCGGCCGGCACGAAGCTCGACGACCTGGCGGTGCGCTCCCGGCAGGCCTTCTCCGAGTACTTCCCGATCTCCTCCATCAGCAGGCGCCCTGACGGCCGGATCTACCGCGTCGTCAACCACGGCCCCCTGCTCGACGTGTTCGTGCTCGACATGCGCACCTACCGCAACGCGAACTCGCCCGACAACCAGACCACGGACCCGGTGGGCATCCTCGGCCGCGAGCAGCTGGAGTGGCTCAAGCGGGAGCTTTCGAAGTCGCGTGCGGTGTGGAAGGTGATCGCCAACGACATGCCGCTCGGACTGGTCGTGCCCGACTCGAACGAGGGCAGGCCGAACCTCGAGGCCGTCGCACAGGGCGACCCGGGCGCACCGCTCGGCCGTGAGCTGCAGATCGCCGAGCTGCTGCGGTTCATCAAGCACCGGCGGATCACCGGCACCGTGTGGCTGACGGCCGACGTGCACCACACGTCGGCGCAGCACTACGACCCGTCACGGGCCGCGTTCAAGGACTTCGAGCCGTTCTGGGAGTTCGTGTCCGGTCCGCTCAACGCGGGCGCCTTCCCTGCCAACGCGCTCGACGGCACCTTCGGCCCGGACCGGGTGTACGTGAAGGCGCCGACGGCGTCGAACGTCTCCCCCGCCGACGGCTACCAGTTCTTCGGCGAGGTCGACATCGACGGGGACAGCGGCGAGCTGACGGTGCGTCTGCGCGAGTACGACGGCACCGTCCTGTTCACGCAGACTCTGCAGCCGGGCCGCGTCGGCCAGTAA